Proteins from a genomic interval of Mycobacterium conspicuum:
- the wrbA gene encoding NAD(P)H:quinone oxidoreductase produces MTKLAIIYYSATGHGTTMARRVAAAAEAAGAEVRVRHVAETQDPASFAHNPAWTANYEATKDLPAATGDDIVWADAVIFGSPTRFGSPAAQLRTFIDSLGKLWADGKLADKVYAGYTSSNTAHGGQETTLLSLYITLIHWGGIIVAPGYTDPCKFVDGNPYGVSLVSTHDNIDDFDEPTQHALDHLARRVVSVAGRLAS; encoded by the coding sequence GTGACGAAACTCGCGATCATCTATTACTCGGCCACCGGCCACGGCACCACGATGGCCCGGCGCGTCGCCGCGGCCGCCGAGGCGGCGGGCGCCGAGGTCCGAGTGCGACACGTCGCCGAAACCCAAGACCCGGCCTCGTTCGCGCACAACCCCGCCTGGACCGCGAATTACGAAGCGACCAAAGACCTTCCGGCCGCCACCGGGGACGACATCGTCTGGGCGGACGCAGTGATCTTCGGCTCGCCGACCCGATTCGGCTCGCCCGCAGCACAATTGCGCACCTTCATCGATTCGCTGGGCAAACTGTGGGCCGACGGCAAGCTGGCGGACAAGGTGTACGCGGGCTACACCTCGTCCAACACAGCGCACGGCGGCCAGGAAACCACCCTGCTCTCGCTCTACATCACGCTGATCCATTGGGGCGGCATCATCGTGGCGCCGGGGTATACCGATCCGTGCAAGTTCGTCGACGGCAACCCGTACGGGGTGAGCCTGGTGTCGACGCACGACAACATCGACGACTTCGACGAGCCCACGCAGCATGCCCTCGACCATCTGGCCCGCCGGGTGGTGTCGGTCGCCGGACGGCTGGCGTCGTAA
- the ilvC gene encoding ketol-acid reductoisomerase yields the protein MFYDDDADLSIIQGRKVGVIGYGSQGHAHSLSLRDSGVQVRVGLKEGSKSRAKVEEQGLDVDTPAEVAKWADVIMLLAPDTAQADIFKNDIEPNLKAGDALFFGHGLNIHFDLIKPPADVTVAMVAPKGPGHLVRRQFVDGKGVPCLIAVDQDPTGSGEALALSYAKGIGGTRAGVIKTTFKDETETDLFGEQAVLCGGTGELVKAGFDVMVEAGYPPEMAYFEVLHELKLIVDLMYEGGIARMNYSVSDTAEFGGYLSGPRVIDADTKERMRGILREIQDGTFVKKLVANVDGGNKQLEGLRKENAEHPIEVVGKKLRDLMSWVDRPITETA from the coding sequence ATGTTCTACGACGACGACGCGGACCTGTCGATCATTCAGGGCCGCAAGGTCGGCGTGATCGGCTACGGCAGCCAGGGCCACGCGCACTCGCTGAGCCTGCGTGACTCCGGCGTGCAGGTGCGCGTCGGGCTCAAGGAGGGTTCCAAGTCCCGGGCCAAGGTCGAAGAGCAGGGCCTGGATGTCGACACCCCCGCCGAGGTCGCCAAGTGGGCCGACGTGATCATGCTGCTCGCGCCCGACACCGCGCAGGCCGACATCTTCAAGAACGACATCGAGCCCAACCTGAAGGCCGGCGACGCTTTGTTTTTCGGTCACGGGCTCAACATTCACTTCGACTTGATCAAGCCGCCCGCCGATGTCACCGTCGCGATGGTGGCACCCAAGGGCCCCGGGCACCTGGTGCGCCGGCAGTTCGTCGACGGCAAGGGCGTGCCGTGCCTGATCGCCGTCGACCAGGACCCGACCGGTAGCGGCGAGGCGCTCGCGCTGTCCTACGCCAAGGGCATCGGCGGCACCCGGGCCGGCGTCATCAAGACCACCTTCAAGGACGAGACCGAAACCGACCTGTTCGGTGAGCAGGCCGTGTTGTGCGGTGGCACAGGGGAATTGGTGAAGGCCGGTTTCGACGTGATGGTCGAGGCCGGGTATCCGCCGGAGATGGCGTACTTCGAGGTGCTGCACGAGCTGAAGCTGATCGTCGATTTGATGTACGAGGGCGGCATCGCGCGGATGAACTACTCGGTGTCCGACACCGCGGAGTTCGGCGGGTACCTGTCCGGGCCGCGGGTCATCGACGCCGACACTAAGGAGCGGATGCGCGGCATCCTGCGCGAGATCCAGGACGGCACCTTCGTCAAGAAGCTGGTCGCCAACGTCGACGGCGGCAACAAGCAGCTCGAGGGATTGCGCAAGGAAAACGCCGAGCACCCGATCGAGGTCGTGGGCAAGAAGCTGCGCGACCTGATGAGCTGGGTCGACCGCCCCATCACCGAGACGGCGTAG
- a CDS encoding DinB family protein yields the protein MTDRCAECEFVYDLGQFGTVADDIAVRVAEVVAILRAGDVDLRSRRRPDAWSPLEYGCHLRDMLLVQRERVLAARRVDRPDCPPSGRDERVIHDGYAEQEPADVARQLGDAARLFSNVLTRLGPDDLDRTLIYHYPQTCERSLRWVALHTLHEAQHHLLDIRRQI from the coding sequence GTGACCGATCGATGCGCCGAGTGCGAATTCGTCTACGACCTAGGTCAGTTCGGGACCGTCGCGGACGATATCGCGGTGCGCGTCGCCGAGGTCGTGGCGATCTTGCGTGCCGGAGACGTTGACCTGCGCTCCCGGCGCCGCCCGGACGCGTGGTCACCGCTCGAGTACGGCTGTCACCTGCGGGACATGCTGCTGGTGCAGCGCGAAAGGGTGCTCGCGGCCCGCCGGGTGGATCGGCCGGACTGTCCACCGTCGGGACGCGACGAGCGGGTCATCCACGACGGGTATGCCGAGCAGGAGCCCGCGGATGTGGCGCGCCAGCTCGGTGATGCGGCACGGCTCTTCAGCAATGTGCTCACCCGGCTGGGCCCCGACGACTTGGATCGCACGCTGATCTACCACTACCCGCAGACCTGCGAACGGTCGTTGCGGTGGGTCGCGCTGCACACATTGCACGAGGCGCAGCACCACCTGCTCGACATTCGCCGCCAGATCTAG
- a CDS encoding phytoene desaturase family protein: MDVTFDVTIVGSGPNGLALAVICARAGLKVQVVEAQPTLGGGARTAADPDFPGVLHDVCSAVHPLALASPFFAEFDLPARGVQLAVPEIAYANPLPGRPAAVAYRDLTRTCDELSNGASWRRLLGPMVADWGGMISVILGDKRSLPDSLPTALRLGVRMLGQGTPAWGLLNGDDARALFTGVAAHVLSRMPSLTAAGAGLMLATLGHAVGWPIPVGGSRVITDALIADLRAHGGELTTDAEVTSPPTGVVAYDTAPTALLPIYGDALPPRYAKALRRYRFGPGVAKVDFVLSDDIPWSDPRLGQAPTLHLGGTRAQMARAEADIAAGRHAQWPMVLAASPHVADPGRIDGRGRRPFWTYAHVPAGSTLDATEAVTGIMERFAPGFRDIVLAARAVPAARMADHNANYVGGDIGVGGNSAWRALAGPAGPLPRLDPWRTPIPRVYLCSAATPPGGGVHGMAGYYAARTLLRREFGITAMPRLGLS; this comes from the coding sequence ATGGACGTCACCTTCGACGTAACAATTGTTGGTAGCGGGCCCAACGGGCTGGCACTCGCCGTCATCTGTGCGCGCGCCGGGCTGAAGGTGCAGGTCGTCGAGGCCCAGCCGACGCTGGGCGGCGGCGCGCGCACCGCGGCCGACCCAGACTTTCCCGGAGTTTTACACGACGTTTGTTCGGCGGTTCACCCGCTGGCGCTGGCGTCGCCGTTTTTCGCCGAGTTCGACCTGCCCGCGCGCGGCGTGCAGCTGGCGGTGCCCGAGATCGCCTATGCCAATCCCCTGCCCGGCCGGCCCGCCGCGGTTGCCTACCGCGACCTGACGCGCACCTGCGACGAGTTGTCCAACGGCGCGTCCTGGCGGCGCCTGCTGGGTCCGATGGTCGCCGATTGGGGTGGGATGATCTCGGTGATTCTTGGCGACAAGCGTTCGCTGCCCGATTCGTTGCCGACGGCACTGCGATTGGGCGTTCGGATGCTGGGTCAGGGCACGCCGGCGTGGGGTTTGCTCAACGGTGACGATGCCCGCGCCCTGTTCACCGGCGTTGCGGCGCATGTGCTTTCGCGGATGCCGTCCCTGACGGCGGCGGGCGCCGGGCTGATGCTGGCCACGCTCGGCCATGCGGTGGGCTGGCCGATACCGGTCGGTGGCAGCCGGGTGATCACCGATGCCCTGATCGCCGATCTGCGCGCGCACGGCGGCGAGTTGACGACCGACGCCGAAGTCACTTCTCCGCCAACGGGTGTGGTCGCTTACGACACGGCGCCGACCGCGCTGCTGCCCATATATGGTGACGCGCTTCCTCCTCGGTACGCTAAAGCGTTGCGCCGCTATCGATTTGGGCCGGGTGTGGCCAAGGTGGACTTCGTGCTCAGCGACGACATTCCATGGTCGGACCCGCGGCTGGGACAGGCGCCGACCCTGCACCTCGGCGGCACCCGCGCGCAGATGGCACGAGCCGAGGCCGACATCGCGGCCGGGCGGCATGCGCAGTGGCCGATGGTGCTGGCCGCCTCACCGCACGTCGCCGATCCCGGCCGCATCGACGGCCGGGGCCGCCGCCCGTTCTGGACCTACGCCCACGTGCCGGCGGGCTCCACCCTGGATGCGACCGAGGCCGTGACGGGAATCATGGAGCGGTTCGCGCCCGGCTTCCGCGACATCGTGCTGGCGGCGCGCGCGGTGCCCGCCGCCCGGATGGCCGACCACAACGCCAACTACGTCGGCGGCGACATCGGGGTGGGCGGAAATTCCGCCTGGCGCGCGCTCGCCGGCCCTGCGGGACCGTTGCCACGGCTGGACCCTTGGCGCACACCGATTCCCAGGGTGTACCTGTGCTCGGCGGCCACGCCGCCCGGCGGCGGCGTACACGGCATGGCCGGTTACTACGCCGCCCGCACGCTGCTGAGGCGGGAATTCGGGATCACCGCCATGCCAAGGCTCGGCCTAAGCTGA